Proteins co-encoded in one Leptospira yasudae genomic window:
- a CDS encoding NADase-type glycan-binding domain-containing protein, which produces MNRILLSSHRISSLKSKFPFGTSLSKRRILSRRAGALLSVLLLTLGIADCKKELSVSMATSTSLSDKLAFAALGGGSWKPEDGAEFVKLHFYPDEGFQLKKVEVDSCKGEFTDAVTAYINFDELSAAAELAGKKALVRFENAVFARSVTINFRKNKELCIGEIRFYDEKEKQFSLKLPKIVEGSAVASETANPVQSYDVMNLFDSRYEYAWASDKKGKGVTLDFKFKEPQKFDTIKIWNGYQRSDQHCYSNGRLKTATLTGDNGYSQKIQLQDVLGPQEIALDKTFEGTSLRLTVDDIYAGKMYKGFVLSEIRFGLDKNWVLINPIHRSQSIAQSNHLQFTPPDLDGILNHGLRGMEVSELPAEIQSTETIASSETAPTTTETSDQQRVESNWSLRMRSDGSFFMEGDTRDLSDGGSGTLHKTSKFYAIGNYEVKESSADSLKLRVFGYMRKYSSSYVEEHGDMDCNGCGRDCNMADNDPDKKEIIFQDFVTIKKLNGNVYVQNTSPNRKLDFKTLEMSLE; this is translated from the coding sequence ATGAACCGTATCCTTCTTTCGTCCCATCGCATTTCTTCGTTAAAAAGTAAATTCCCGTTCGGTACATCCTTGTCGAAACGCCGAATCCTGAGTCGTAGAGCGGGTGCGCTTTTGTCGGTCCTTTTGTTGACCTTAGGAATCGCGGATTGCAAAAAAGAACTCAGCGTTTCCATGGCGACTTCGACTTCCCTGAGCGATAAACTCGCCTTTGCAGCGTTAGGCGGCGGAAGCTGGAAACCGGAAGACGGAGCCGAATTCGTAAAACTTCATTTTTATCCGGACGAAGGGTTTCAACTCAAGAAGGTGGAAGTGGATTCCTGCAAGGGAGAATTCACCGATGCGGTAACGGCGTACATCAACTTCGACGAACTGAGCGCCGCGGCCGAGCTGGCAGGTAAAAAGGCCTTGGTTCGTTTTGAGAACGCAGTCTTTGCCCGTTCGGTTACGATCAACTTCCGTAAGAACAAGGAACTTTGTATCGGCGAGATCCGTTTCTATGACGAAAAGGAAAAACAATTCTCCTTAAAACTTCCGAAGATCGTGGAAGGTTCGGCGGTCGCTTCCGAAACCGCAAACCCCGTTCAGTCTTACGATGTGATGAACCTCTTCGATTCCCGTTACGAATACGCTTGGGCTTCGGATAAAAAAGGGAAGGGCGTGACTCTGGATTTTAAATTCAAGGAACCGCAAAAGTTCGATACGATCAAAATCTGGAACGGATATCAGAGATCGGATCAACACTGTTATTCCAACGGAAGATTGAAGACCGCGACTCTTACGGGAGACAACGGGTATTCCCAAAAAATTCAATTGCAGGACGTTCTCGGTCCGCAAGAGATCGCCCTCGACAAAACCTTCGAAGGAACTTCGCTTCGTCTGACCGTGGACGATATCTACGCGGGAAAGATGTATAAGGGTTTTGTGTTAAGCGAAATCCGATTCGGGTTGGATAAGAATTGGGTTCTCATCAATCCGATTCACAGATCGCAGAGCATCGCGCAATCCAATCACCTTCAATTCACGCCGCCCGATCTGGACGGAATTTTAAATCACGGTTTGAGAGGAATGGAAGTCAGCGAATTGCCCGCCGAAATTCAAAGCACGGAAACCATCGCTTCTTCCGAAACCGCGCCGACAACGACCGAAACGTCCGATCAGCAAAGAGTGGAATCGAATTGGTCCCTCCGGATGCGTTCGGACGGTTCGTTTTTTATGGAAGGGGATACGCGCGATCTGAGCGACGGCGGCTCGGGAACGCTTCATAAAACGAGCAAGTTCTACGCGATCGGGAATTACGAAGTCAAAGAATCCTCCGCGGATTCGCTTAAACTGAGAGTATTCGGGTATATGCGAAAATACTCATCTTCTTACGTGGAAGAACACGGGGACATGGATTGCAACGGTTGCGGAAGGGATTGCAATATGGCGGACAACGATCCCGATAAGAAGGAGATCATCTTTCAGGATTTCGTAACGATCAAAAAGTTGAACGGAAACGTGTATGTGCAAAACACGAGCCCGAACCGAAAGCTCGACTTTAAGACCCTGGAAATGTCTCTGGAATGA
- the lsa20 gene encoding LIC11469 family lipoprotein adhesin Lsa20 has product MLIACVACEKDGSGATQAENLASDPQRQIQVQILWEKKSFPLEMELYEGASQRPVDLWATGNVKTLSEAPVSEKISGNDLYLKPGSKKRFVLVVKNTSDRDFYFFAAPHSMVPAEASLGFKFKCLCVNHAFYVPAKEIWYRVVELRTGGETLGKEMKITHTLVGMDEDRIQLYQKRIGTGGSTED; this is encoded by the coding sequence TTGTTGATCGCTTGTGTCGCTTGTGAGAAGGACGGCTCCGGCGCAACGCAAGCGGAGAATCTCGCTTCCGATCCCCAGCGTCAGATCCAAGTCCAAATTCTCTGGGAGAAAAAAAGTTTTCCGTTGGAAATGGAACTGTATGAAGGAGCTTCGCAAAGACCCGTGGATCTCTGGGCCACGGGCAACGTGAAGACTTTATCCGAGGCTCCCGTTTCCGAAAAAATTTCCGGGAACGATCTCTATCTCAAACCAGGTTCGAAAAAGCGTTTCGTGTTGGTCGTAAAGAATACGTCCGATCGGGATTTTTATTTCTTTGCGGCCCCGCATTCTATGGTTCCGGCGGAAGCTTCCCTCGGATTTAAGTTCAAATGTTTGTGCGTGAATCACGCATTTTACGTTCCCGCGAAAGAGATTTGGTATCGCGTCGTCGAGTTACGGACCGGAGGGGAAACCCTCGGCAAAGAGATGAAGATTACGCATACGTTAGTCGGCATGGACGAAGATCGGATTCAACTCTATCAAAAACGGATCGGAACCGGAGGATCGACGGAAGACTGA
- a CDS encoding MORN repeat-containing protein, producing MSVSENGFISYSKNMILLRSLQSFSVGSFDSKTLCLGVMFLITTVHCSYGDKKMAPNESASGAGRSAYYEDERPSEEGQTTSASNRSVTPENEPAAPARGCIQGDCTNGTGTYVYDNDDEYRGSFTNDLRNGSGRIKYKNGDRFDGTFKDDVKDGKGTYIFKNGAMLEGNFQAGKMIGPGKVRFPDTSIYEGEFQDEKNSSEGILYSAFDHSRKHCRIENKIVLCGGPVAESSDIKPLH from the coding sequence ATGAGTGTAAGTGAAAACGGTTTTATTTCGTATTCAAAAAATATGATTCTCTTGAGATCCTTGCAATCCTTCTCCGTAGGGAGCTTTGACTCCAAAACTCTTTGTCTGGGAGTTATGTTCCTTATCACGACCGTACACTGTTCTTACGGGGACAAAAAGATGGCGCCTAACGAGTCCGCAAGCGGCGCAGGACGTTCCGCATACTACGAGGACGAAAGACCGAGCGAAGAGGGCCAAACAACGTCCGCATCCAACCGATCCGTAACTCCCGAAAACGAACCGGCTGCTCCCGCGCGGGGTTGCATTCAAGGAGACTGCACGAACGGAACCGGAACCTACGTCTACGACAACGACGACGAATACCGCGGCTCGTTCACGAACGATCTAAGAAACGGTTCGGGAAGAATCAAATACAAAAACGGAGATCGTTTCGACGGAACGTTCAAGGACGACGTGAAAGACGGAAAAGGCACTTATATCTTTAAAAACGGAGCGATGTTGGAAGGCAACTTCCAAGCGGGAAAGATGATCGGTCCGGGAAAGGTCCGCTTCCCCGATACGAGCATCTATGAGGGAGAATTTCAGGATGAAAAGAATTCTTCCGAAGGGATCTTATATTCCGCCTTCGATCATTCCCGAAAACATTGTAGAATCGAAAACAAGATCGTTCTCTGCGGCGGTCCCGTTGCGGAATCGAGCGATATCAAACCTCTGCACTAA
- a CDS encoding glycosyl hydrolase family 67 gives MKLDLALIDSSAPFFVKAPGKSQNWSKAPIALLEKNREFKKKTHKKIRENFDSYVERVRSFGYNAITIDELSYLADFSFYPEALRNKIRSYQKSYRKLFQTAKKNGLKVFLTSDFLFFNSYLEEQTKGEFDSVAELFVYCLERLFSEFETVDGIVLRIGESDGVDVDGDFKSRLFLKTPEDANRFLKRILPVFQKHSKTLIFRTWTIGAYPIGDLIWNPATYKTVFDGVPTENLIVSMKYGEGDFFRYLSINSLFFEDSLPKLVEFQARREYEGFGEYPSFVGWQYLSYKKELEKAKNLVGFSVWCQTGGWSSFRNITFLKNTSYWNELNTFVCAGLFRKNWGVKKSLRKFYGKKNLKEFVRFLRLSDTVILNLLYDPEFSPLPLYIHRVRIPPLLHVTWDRVTVSDHFRILYSAFCKNPEESVRKGYGAIESLQEMGRIAKRIGLPYDFRFHYETFQLFAFCRELIYLPDPEREQYLLEETIHLWNLYSENYPDAYRFRILPRRKIPGLMSRALLKMFVRKRKNTRMLDRILFHPLMRRFYLFLYQRIRSKLPSFINQQAMPVSELLK, from the coding sequence ATGAAGTTGGACTTAGCGCTTATCGATTCGAGCGCTCCTTTTTTCGTAAAGGCTCCGGGAAAATCCCAGAACTGGTCCAAGGCGCCGATCGCGCTACTTGAAAAGAATCGGGAATTCAAAAAGAAAACTCATAAAAAGATACGGGAGAATTTCGATTCGTACGTGGAACGAGTGCGTTCCTTCGGCTACAACGCGATCACGATCGACGAACTTTCCTACCTCGCGGACTTTTCCTTTTATCCCGAAGCTCTTCGAAATAAAATCAGATCGTATCAAAAATCCTATCGTAAACTTTTTCAAACCGCAAAGAAGAACGGTCTGAAGGTTTTTCTTACGAGCGACTTTTTGTTTTTCAATTCCTATCTCGAAGAACAAACCAAGGGAGAATTCGATTCCGTTGCGGAACTTTTTGTTTACTGCTTGGAACGTCTCTTTTCCGAGTTCGAAACCGTGGACGGAATCGTATTGCGGATCGGAGAATCGGACGGAGTCGACGTGGATGGGGATTTTAAGAGCAGACTCTTTCTCAAAACCCCCGAGGACGCGAACCGGTTCTTAAAAAGAATTCTTCCTGTCTTCCAAAAACATTCTAAAACGCTAATATTTAGAACCTGGACGATCGGTGCGTATCCGATCGGAGATCTGATCTGGAATCCGGCCACGTACAAAACCGTATTCGACGGGGTTCCCACGGAAAATCTGATCGTATCGATGAAATACGGAGAAGGAGATTTTTTCCGTTATCTTTCGATCAATTCCCTTTTCTTCGAGGATTCACTTCCCAAACTCGTGGAATTTCAGGCGCGGCGCGAATACGAAGGTTTCGGCGAATATCCTTCCTTTGTCGGATGGCAATATCTTTCCTACAAAAAAGAACTCGAAAAAGCCAAGAACCTCGTCGGTTTCAGCGTTTGGTGTCAAACGGGAGGCTGGTCCTCGTTTCGGAATATTACGTTTTTAAAGAATACTTCGTATTGGAACGAACTCAACACATTCGTCTGCGCGGGCCTTTTCCGCAAAAACTGGGGAGTAAAAAAAAGTCTCCGTAAGTTCTACGGGAAAAAGAATCTCAAGGAGTTCGTTCGGTTCCTGCGGCTTTCCGATACGGTGATTCTGAATCTTTTGTACGATCCCGAATTCAGCCCGCTCCCGCTCTATATCCATCGGGTTCGGATTCCTCCTCTGTTGCACGTAACTTGGGATCGGGTCACGGTCAGCGATCATTTCCGGATTCTATATTCCGCTTTTTGCAAGAACCCGGAGGAATCTGTCCGTAAGGGGTACGGGGCGATCGAAAGCCTCCAAGAGATGGGAAGAATCGCGAAACGGATCGGACTCCCCTATGATTTTCGGTTTCACTATGAGACCTTTCAGTTATTCGCCTTTTGCCGGGAACTGATCTATCTTCCCGATCCGGAACGGGAACAATATCTTTTAGAAGAAACGATTCATCTGTGGAATTTATATTCCGAAAATTATCCCGATGCCTATCGGTTTCGGATTCTCCCTCGAAGAAAAATCCCGGGACTTATGTCCAGAGCGTTGTTGAAGATGTTCGTCCGAAAAAGAAAGAACACAAGAATGCTGGATCGGATTTTGTTTCATCCACTTATGCGACGTTTTTATCTTTTCTTATACCAAAGAATCCGTTCGAAACTTCCTTCGTTTATCAATCAGCAAGCGATGCCCGTCTCCGAGCTTCTAAAATAG
- a CDS encoding DMT family transporter — translation MSSDSKTKIFLEFQFAMILISGNILFAKLIDESVWMITFGRTVFASAGLYLFLKWRDKPLFFPSAIENKAALGGGILLAIHWVLFFASARLASPAIAVLTLFTHPVITVFIEPLYYPVKPKGRDVLLALLVLLGVGILIPELKAGNDLHWGIIAGLISALSFSFRNLLTKKFLSHHGSAQVMCLQSFAAVFVLAPVCYFETIPTSVKSLGLIFLLGSFFTAFAHTLYVKSMFQLKLKTAGILSSIQPVYSILLAWLLLGDIPGYREMIGGALILVAGTLETIRFGKEE, via the coding sequence ATGTCCTCCGATTCGAAAACCAAGATATTCCTTGAATTCCAGTTCGCGATGATCCTCATCAGCGGAAATATTCTCTTTGCCAAACTCATCGACGAAAGCGTTTGGATGATCACTTTCGGAAGAACCGTGTTTGCAAGCGCGGGTCTGTATCTGTTTTTAAAATGGAGGGACAAACCGCTATTCTTTCCGAGCGCGATCGAAAACAAAGCGGCCTTGGGAGGAGGAATTCTTCTTGCGATTCACTGGGTTTTGTTCTTCGCTTCGGCAAGGCTCGCATCTCCCGCCATCGCGGTTCTTACGCTCTTTACGCATCCGGTCATCACCGTTTTTATCGAACCTCTCTATTATCCCGTAAAACCGAAAGGCAGAGACGTTCTTCTTGCGCTTTTGGTTTTACTCGGAGTCGGCATTCTCATCCCCGAACTCAAAGCGGGAAACGATCTTCACTGGGGAATCATCGCAGGTCTTATATCCGCGCTTTCGTTTTCGTTCCGCAATTTATTGACCAAAAAGTTTTTATCGCATCACGGAAGCGCGCAGGTGATGTGTCTTCAATCCTTTGCAGCGGTATTCGTTTTGGCCCCGGTTTGTTATTTCGAAACGATTCCTACTTCGGTAAAATCCCTCGGTTTGATCTTTTTACTCGGAAGTTTTTTTACCGCGTTCGCGCATACTCTCTACGTAAAATCGATGTTTCAACTCAAACTCAAAACGGCGGGAATTCTTTCCAGCATTCAACCCGTGTATTCGATCCTTCTCGCTTGGCTTCTTTTGGGAGATATTCCCGGTTATCGAGAGATGATCGGCGGAGCCTTGATCCTTGTCGCGGGAACCTTGGAGACGATTCGTTTCGGAAAGGAAGAATAA
- a CDS encoding fatty acid desaturase, whose translation MSTLTLAKNEILPERKPKKWQTLATRERNVKIMRWIRFRERNLRKKFSILNHQNFLGATITFGSAAMMIATAGLYIADVIPAWLAIVANAIFASLLHEIEHDTIHNLYFKDDERMQNLLFWTVWIFRGNTVSPWYRRMIHTLHHKVSGHKDDIEERLIGNGMKAGILRLFAMIDGNVSAILNFRKLVKDAPKFKRNEIVRESWPWLVLYYTLWYNFLGLNLIHYGNLLLGSPIHLPFPELLESARAFLNTAAVVYMIPNWIRQSSIQIVSSNMHYYGDVKGIHEQTQVLNSWLLAPLHLFCFNFGSTHGIHHFVVNQPFYIRQMVAPFVHPAMKRYGIRFNDFESMLRANRYNPAQSQVA comes from the coding sequence ATGAGCACTCTGACATTGGCGAAAAACGAAATTCTTCCCGAAAGAAAACCCAAGAAATGGCAAACCCTCGCAACCCGCGAACGAAACGTAAAGATCATGCGTTGGATCCGATTTAGAGAACGCAATCTTCGTAAAAAGTTTTCCATCCTGAATCACCAGAACTTTTTAGGCGCGACGATCACGTTCGGTTCGGCCGCGATGATGATAGCGACCGCCGGACTTTATATCGCGGACGTTATCCCCGCGTGGCTTGCAATCGTTGCCAACGCGATCTTCGCTTCCCTTTTACACGAGATCGAACACGATACGATCCACAATCTGTATTTCAAAGACGACGAAAGAATGCAGAATCTTCTTTTTTGGACCGTCTGGATTTTCCGGGGAAACACGGTCAGTCCTTGGTACCGCAGAATGATCCACACTCTGCATCACAAGGTTTCCGGTCATAAGGACGATATCGAAGAAAGACTGATCGGCAACGGAATGAAGGCCGGAATTCTTCGGCTCTTTGCGATGATCGACGGAAACGTTTCCGCCATTCTTAATTTTAGAAAGCTCGTCAAAGACGCGCCCAAGTTCAAACGAAACGAAATCGTTCGTGAAAGCTGGCCTTGGCTCGTTCTCTATTATACGCTTTGGTACAACTTTCTCGGGTTGAACCTGATCCATTACGGAAATCTGTTGCTCGGTTCTCCGATTCATTTGCCCTTTCCCGAACTTCTGGAATCGGCTCGTGCATTTTTAAACACGGCCGCGGTCGTTTATATGATTCCGAATTGGATTCGTCAATCGAGCATTCAGATCGTTTCGTCCAACATGCACTACTACGGAGACGTGAAAGGAATTCACGAACAAACGCAGGTGTTGAACTCTTGGTTGCTTGCTCCTCTTCACCTTTTCTGTTTCAACTTCGGAAGCACGCACGGAATCCATCACTTCGTCGTCAATCAACCGTTTTACATCCGTCAGATGGTGGCGCCCTTCGTTCATCCCGCGATGAAACGATACGGAATTCGTTTTAACGATTTTGAAAGTATGCTGCGCGCCAACCGTTACAACCCGGCGCAATCGCAAGTCGCCTGA
- a CDS encoding helix-turn-helix domain-containing protein, translating to MFELALLPFPSSPSYFPHWLISLFYGFGLFGTALGCLMFFGQIVLPNKNRLNYLLGTLFLGMSVLQGSSIAILSSSDPSFVWLILLHIPALYGVGPVLYGIYKSSTGESFLDSKQDGLLHSVFPVTGVLLYFVVLFGMENLSETIRRSFAEAVFPSPLDWILLPAVIGIGFYVFLVLKSSRDLWRWEVWKSEPTARILSFLVVMSLFHLTLGAFFFVTKIPDFLIFTSGGMGLALCAAYVIGHRYPGFFQKLQEVTQATREKYARSLLVGIDRATLKENLLHLMEKDFLYREEDLGLGDLADELALSTHQVSEFLNQELGKNFSVFVNDYRVSEACSLLTAEPDKSILDIAYSVGFRTKSSFNRAFQKHTGVTPSEYRSSKSG from the coding sequence GTGTTTGAGCTTGCGCTTCTTCCTTTCCCCTCTTCCCCATCCTACTTTCCCCATTGGTTGATTTCTCTCTTTTACGGATTCGGACTTTTCGGAACGGCTTTGGGTTGTCTGATGTTTTTCGGTCAGATCGTTCTTCCGAATAAAAACCGACTCAATTATCTTTTGGGAACTTTATTTCTCGGGATGTCCGTTCTCCAAGGAAGTTCCATCGCGATCCTTTCTTCTTCCGATCCCTCTTTTGTCTGGTTGATTTTGCTTCATATCCCCGCGTTGTATGGCGTCGGGCCTGTTTTATACGGAATTTATAAATCCAGTACGGGAGAATCCTTTCTCGATTCGAAACAAGACGGGTTGCTTCATTCTGTTTTTCCTGTGACCGGAGTTCTTCTTTACTTTGTCGTTCTTTTTGGGATGGAGAATCTTTCCGAAACCATCCGCAGATCTTTTGCGGAAGCCGTATTTCCCAGCCCGTTGGATTGGATTCTTTTGCCCGCTGTGATCGGAATCGGATTTTATGTTTTTCTCGTTCTCAAAAGTTCCCGCGATCTTTGGAGATGGGAGGTTTGGAAATCGGAACCCACAGCGAGAATTCTTTCCTTTTTGGTGGTCATGTCTTTGTTTCACCTAACGCTCGGCGCGTTCTTTTTCGTTACCAAAATTCCCGACTTTCTTATATTCACTTCGGGCGGAATGGGCCTCGCTCTGTGCGCGGCTTATGTAATCGGACATCGATATCCCGGCTTCTTTCAAAAGTTGCAGGAAGTCACACAAGCAACGCGTGAGAAATACGCGCGTTCTCTTTTGGTGGGAATCGATCGCGCGACCTTAAAGGAGAATCTACTTCATCTTATGGAAAAGGATTTTCTTTATCGGGAAGAGGATCTCGGACTCGGAGATCTCGCGGACGAACTCGCGCTTTCCACACACCAGGTTTCCGAATTCTTAAACCAAGAATTGGGAAAGAATTTTTCCGTCTTTGTCAACGACTACCGTGTTTCCGAAGCCTGTAGTCTTTTGACCGCCGAACCGGATAAGAGCATTTTGGACATCGCTTATTCCGTCGGCTTTCGAACCAAGTCCTCGTTCAACCGCGCCTTTCAAAAACATACCGGAGTGACTCCGAGCGAATATCGGTCCTCCAAGTCCGGCTGA
- a CDS encoding RNA recognition motif domain-containing protein, producing the protein MNIYIGNLAYQATEDDLRKAFESFGEVTSVRIITDKLSGKSRGLAFVEMANKDEGTAAIDGLNGTQIRGREIKVNEALPKKPFPEKSRSRY; encoded by the coding sequence ATGAACATTTATATAGGCAACCTCGCCTATCAGGCAACCGAAGACGATCTCCGTAAAGCTTTCGAGTCTTTTGGAGAAGTAACCTCTGTACGCATCATCACCGATAAACTTTCCGGCAAATCCCGGGGATTGGCATTTGTGGAAATGGCGAACAAAGACGAAGGAACAGCGGCAATTGACGGCTTAAACGGAACACAAATCCGTGGAAGAGAAATCAAAGTCAACGAAGCGCTTCCTAAAAAACCTTTCCCGGAAAAATCCAGATCCAGATATTGA